A stretch of the Cucurbita pepo subsp. pepo cultivar mu-cu-16 chromosome LG16, ASM280686v2, whole genome shotgun sequence genome encodes the following:
- the LOC111777061 gene encoding uncharacterized protein LOC111777061 — protein MGNSLRCCLACVLPCGALDLIRIVHLNGHIDEFARPITAGEVLKANPNHVLSKPSSQGVVRRILILSPESELKRGTIYFLIPATSLPEKKRNAGSSLKTPSCTTTGDSDSYLSDVVSDKKPSRRDRRGARVVVWRPRLESISED, from the coding sequence ATGGGTAACAGTTTAAGGTGTTGTTTGGCTTGTGTTCTTCCTTGCGGAGCTCTTGATTTGATCCGAATCGTTCATTTGAATGGTCACATCGATGAATTTGCCCGTCCCATCACTGCGGGCGAGGTCCTAAAAGCGAACCCAAATCATGTTCTTAGTAAGCCTTCTTCACAAGGGGTCGTTCGTCGGATTTTGATCCTCTCGCCGGAATCTGAGCTCAAAAGGGGCACTATTTATTTCTTGATTCCGGCCACTTCTCTAccggagaagaaaagaaacgcCGGAAGTAGCCTCAAAACTCCATCTTGCACCACCACCGGAGACAGTGATTCTTACCTCTCCGATGTTGTATCCGACAAGAAACCGTCGCGGCGGGACCGCCGCGGCGCCCGGGTGGTCGTATGGCGGCCCCGTTTGGAGAGCATTTCTGaagactaa
- the LOC111776904 gene encoding GDSL esterase/lipase At1g06990-like: protein MAPANFIALAVHMIWLPLSRACNAVEPKTSRVFPAILIFGDSTVDPGNNNYIPTLFKANYNPYGRDFPGHIATGRFSNGKLIPDILASTLGIKELVPAFLDPMLSDGDLRTGVSFGSAGSGYDDLTASRSRVIPMLKQIDLFKNYIQRLERIVGEEKAKRILNGALVIVSAGSNDFILNFYDIPSRSLEFNISGYQAFVQNRLQSLIQGLYQLGCRTIFIVGLPPIGCLPIQETVAFQDPKNRKCLENQNSDSQIYNHKLTTLLHGLQSLLPGSKIHHVDIYNPLIDMINHPKRCGFVQTTKGCCGTGLAETGPLCNPETPTCEDPKKYLFWDSVHPTESAYYFIADSILKQLGFNQIRN from the exons ATGGCACCGGCTAACTTCATTGCTCTTGCAGTGCACATGATTTGGTTGCCTCTTAGCAGAGCATGCAATGCTGTAGAGCCTAAAACTTCTCGAGTTTTTCCTGCCATTCTCATATTTGGTGATTCTACAGTTGATCCCGGTAATAACAACTACATTCCCACCTTGTTCAAAGCTAATTACAATCCATATGGCAGAGATTTCCCCGGCCATATAGCCACAGGAAGGTTCTCCAATGGGAAACTCATTCCTGACATTCTGGCATCAACATTAGGGATAAAGGAACTTGTTCCAGCATTTCTGGACCCCATGCTATCTGATGGTGACCTGAGAACCGGAGTCAGTTTTGGGTCAGCAGGGTCAGGTTATGATGATCTTACAGCTAGTAGATCAAGAGTCATTCCAATGCTAAAGCAGATCGATCTTTTCAAGAATTACATTCAAAGACTTGAAAGAATTGTGGGAGAAGAGAAGGCTAAAAGGATTCTCAATGGTGCTTTGGTTATTGTAAGTGCAGGATCTAATGACTTCATTCTTAATTTCTATGACATTCCCAGCAGGTCATTGGAGTTCAATATCAGTGGTTACCAAGCCTTTGTGCAGAACAGACTACAAAGTCTTATCCAG GGATTGTATCAGCTTGGATGTCGCACCATCTTTATAGTAGGGCTTCCTCCAATTGGTTGCCTACCTATTCAAGAAACTGTAGCATTCCAGGATCCTAAAAATCGAAAATGCCTGGAAAATCAAAACTCAGATTCCCAAATTTACAATCACAAGCTCACTACGTTACTGCACGGTTTACAATCACTACTGCCTGGAAGCAAAATTCACCACGTTGACATTTACAATCCACTgatcgacatgatcaatcatCCAAAAAGATGTG GTTTCGTCCAAACGACAAAAGGGTGCTGTGGGACCGGTTTGGCGGAAACAGGACCCCTGTGTAATCCAGAGACACCAACGTGCGAGGATCCTAAGAAATACTTGTTTTGGGATAGCGTTCATCCTACAGAATCAGCCTACTATTTCATTGCCGACTCCATTCTCAAGCAACTCGGCTTCAATCAGATTCGGAATTGA
- the LOC111777063 gene encoding uncharacterized protein LOC111777063, which yields MGNSLRCCLACVLPCGALDLIRIVHLNGHVEEIAHPITAGEVLKANPNHVLTKPSSQGVVRRILILSPESELKRGTIYFVIPATSLPEKKRNAGSSLKTPSSKAKNCTATGDSDSYLSDVVSDKKPSRRDRRGARVVVWRPRLESISED from the coding sequence ATGGGTAACAGTTTAAGGTGTTGTTTGGCTTGTGTTCTTCCTTGTGGAGCTCTTGATTTGATCCGAATCGTTCATTTGAACGGCCACGTTGAAGAAATTGCCCATCCCATCACCGCCGGCGAGGTTCTAAAAGCGAACCCAAATCATGTTCTTACTAAGCCTTCTTCACAAGGGGTTGTTCGTCGGATTCTGATTCTCTCGCCGGAATCTGAGCTCAAAAGGGGCACTATTTATTTCGTGATTCCGGCGACTTCTCTACCGGAGAAGAAACGAAACGCCGGAAGCAGCCTCAAAACTCCGTCTTCAAAGGCCAAAAACTGTACCGCCACCGGAGACAGTGATTCTTACCTCTCTGATGTTGTATCCGACAAGAAACCGTCGCGGCGGGACCGCCGCGGTGCCCGGGTGGTCGTATGGCGGCCCCGTTTGGAGAGCATTTCTGaagactaa
- the LOC111777060 gene encoding GDSL esterase/lipase At1g06990-like — protein sequence MKRVNYLIVALSLYVIRLLFLSKPCNALEVKIPNSFPAILIFGDSTVDTGNNNFIPTVSKGNYFPYGKDFPGYVATGRFSNGKLMPDMIASKLGIKELVPPFLDPKLSNDDMKTGVSFASAGTGFDNLTTAISKEIYHLGCRNIVVAGLPPIGCLPIQRTLSFKDPQNRKCVEYQNSDSEAYNQKLSELLKNLEAQLSESTILYADIYTPLMDMINNPDKYGKPANI from the exons ATGAAACGAGTTAATTACCTCATTGTTGCTCTATCACTCTACGTAATTCGGCTGTTGTTTCTTAGCAAACCATGCAATGCTTTGGAGGTTAAGATTCCTAATTCTTTTCCTGCAATTCTCATTTTCGGTGATTCTACTGTAGATACGGGGAATAACAACTTCATTCCCACCGTTTCTAAGGGCAATTACTTTCCATATGGTAAAGATTTTCCTGGCTATGTTGCTACGGGAAGGTTTAGTAATGGAAAACTCATGCCTGACATGATTGCCTCTAAATTGGGAATAAAGGAGCTTGTTCCTCCATTCTTAGATCCTAAATTATCAAACGATGATATGAAAACAGGAGTCAGTTTTGCATCTGCTGGCACAGGCTTCGACAATCTAACCACCGCTATTTCTAAA GAAATTTACCATCTTGGATGTCGTAATATTGTGGTCGCTGGACTCCCTCCAATTGGTTGTCTTCCCATTCAACGGAccctatcatttaaagatcCTCAAAATCGAAAATGTGTAGAATATCAAAATTCAGATTCAGAAGCCTATAATCAAAAGCTTTCAGAATTGTTGAAAAATTTAGAGGCTCAACTCTCCGAAAGCACAATTTTGTATGCTGACATTTACACCCCACTCATGGACATGATCAATAATCCTGACAAATATGGTAAGCCTGCAAATATTTAG